A single window of Vigna unguiculata cultivar IT97K-499-35 chromosome 1, ASM411807v1, whole genome shotgun sequence DNA harbors:
- the LOC114190217 gene encoding BTB/POZ and MATH domain-containing protein 4-like, whose translation MNINCTSSESVTGIVKGSHEFKLKGYSLVKGIGVGRFIASETFNVGGYEWAIHFYPDGIDTHEHATVYVSVYVALLSEADDVRAKFELSMLDQRGEGVDFVLGHFNGTLGTKPHILSTGDMWGINRYYKRFHFEHSTYLKDDCLQLNCTVGVLPTKVENSMTIEVPESNIAKSFEMLFEDEQSSDVTFSVGGNKFYAHKIVLAARSSVFKSQFFGGTDKVDREILVNDMEPKVFKALLQFIYKDTLIEDEELHLSVSSSMASLSELYVTKVLAAAHKYDLPRLKLMCESVLCKHISINSVAHILVICDCYEATGLKSTCLQFSAENLNAVLKSDGFKHIKENCPDLIFELLKTVAAGIGRVKSSYGDDDSDASTPEPNEIEAESTSYNPSSDEENHVGW comes from the exons ATGAATATAAACTGCACAAGTTCAGAATCAGTGACAGGAATAGTAAAGGGTTCACATGAGTTCAAGCTAAAGGGTTATTCTCTGGTTAAGGGAATTGGAGTGGGAAGATTTATTGCAAGTGAGACGTTCAATGTTGGAGGGTATGAGTGGGCTATACACTTCTACCCTGACGGTATAGACACCCACGAACACGCCACAGTTTATGTCTCGGTTTACGTTGCGCTACTTTCCGAGGCTGATGATGTTCGAGCCAAGTTTGAATTGTCCATGCTAGACCAAAGAGGGGAAGGGGTGGACTTTGTCCTTGGTCACTTCAATGGCACCCTCGGGACTAAGCCTCACATTTTATCAACCGGGGATATGTG gGGGATTAATCGTTATTACAAACGCTTTCACTTTGAACACTCAACGTACCTCAAAGATGATTGTCTTCAACTAAATTGCACTGTTGGGGTTTTGCCTACCAAAGTAGAGAATTCCATGACTATAGAAGTTCCTGAATCTAACATTGCAAAAAGTTTTGAGATGCTGTTTGAAGATGAACAATCATCTGATGTTACTTTTTCTGTTGGAGGAAACAAGTTTTATGCACATAAGATTGTATTGGCGGCTCGGTCAAGTGTGTTTAAATCTCAGTTTTTCGGTGGAACCGACAAGGTTGATAGAGAGATTCTTGTTAATGACATGGAGCCCAAGGTTTTTAAG GCTTTACTTcagtttatatataaagatactcttatagaagatgaagaactcCATTTGTCAGTGTCTTCATCCATGGCTTCTCTCTCAGAATTGTATGTAACAAAGGTTCTGGCTGCTGCACACAAGTACGACTTACCAAGGCTAAAGTTGATGTGTGAATCTGTTCTTTGCAAACATATATCTATAAATTCTGTTGCTCATATTCTGGTTATTTGTGATTGTTATGAGGCCACCGGATTGAAGTCCACATGTCTGCAATTTTCAGCAGAAAACCTTAATG CTGTGCTGAAATCTGATGGTTTCAAGcatattaaagaaaattgtcCAGATCTTATATTTGAACTGCTAAAGACTGTGGCAGCAGGAATTGGGCGTGTGAAATCTTCTTATGGTGATGATGACAGTGATGCATCAACACCTGAGCCTAATGAAATAGAAGCTGAGAGCACAAGTTATAATCCTTCCAGTGATGAGGAAAACCATGTGGGTTGGTAG
- the LOC114190228 gene encoding uncharacterized protein LOC114190228 has product MYGCKPVSTPLMMNEKLKKVDGAPEADASRYRSLVGSLLYLTATRPNIMFATSNPTLLGYTDSDWAGLVDDMKSTSGYAFSLGSGIFSWASKKQATVAQSTAEAEYVAAAEATSRAIWLRRILKDMGEK; this is encoded by the exons ATGTACGGGTGCAAACCTGTAAGCACACCACTAATGATGAATGAGAAACTAAAAAAGGTGGATGGAGCACCAGAAGCCGATGCATCTCGATACAGGAGTCTAGTTGGAAGTCTACTTTATCTGACGGCTACACGACCAAATATCATGTTCGCTACAA GCAATCCAACATTGCTTGGTTATACTGATAGTGATTGGGCAGGGTTAGTGGACGACATGAAGAGCACCTCAGGCTATGCCTTCTCACTTGGATCAGGAATATTCTCTTGGGCGTCAAAGAAGCAAGCCACAGTTGCACAATCAACCGCTGAAGCAGAATATGTGGCAGCCGCTGAAGCAACAAGTCGGGCTATATGGCTCCGAAGAATACTCAAAGATATGGGAGAAAAATAA
- the LOC114163368 gene encoding BTB/POZ and MATH domain-containing protein 4-like codes for MTLYYNPMTESGKNLPSLTDSLSVTETVNGTHNFELKGYSLAKGMGIGKFIASETFTVGGHQWAIYFYPDGKVPSDNGVYVSIFVALVSESIDVRALFELKLHDQSGKGNDLVYSHFGRSLENGPYTIKNRGCIWGYKRFFKRKDLETSTFVKDDSLKISCTVGVLVMSDSSLLNSIHVPESDIGTDLGMLLDYEELCDVTFSINGAKFRAHKLILGARSTVLETWFSNGVGKDNSEIVLDDMEPKVFKALLHFIYKDTLVEDQELYSWQSSSYSSIPESFPARLLAAADKFALPRLKLMCESIFCRGISIYSVPYILVLADRYRATELKPICQKFCAENYEALMKSGGLEYIMQKCVFLRAELLTIAAGMDKFLVPYARKQSTSERGEEGSTIHISDAVSENNNPLGDAVNESNNPLGDAVNENNNPLGISFKICNAQGN; via the exons ATGACGTTGTACTACAACCCAATGACAGAGAGCGGCAAGAATCTGCCATCTCTGACGGATTCATTGTCTGTAACGGAGACAGTGAACGGAACACACAATTTTGAGTTGAAGGGTTACTCTCTAGCGAAGGGAATGGGCATTGGAAAATTCATTGCAAGCGAGACATTCACAGTGGGGGGGCACCAGTGGGCCATATACTTCTACCCGGATGGCAAGGTTCCCAGTGATAATGGTGTTTACGTTTCCATCTTTGTGGCTCTCGTTTCCGAGAGCATCGATGTTCGTGCACTGTTCGAACTCAAGTTGCACGACCAAAGCGGTAAAGGGAATGATTTGGTTTATAGCCACTTCGGTCGGAGCCTCGAGAATGGCCCTTATACTATAAAAAACCGTGGCTGCATTTG GGGATATAAGCGGTTTTTCAAACGAAAAGACCTTGAGACATCAACTTTCGTCAAGGATGACAGCTTGAAGATCAGTTGCACTGTCGGTGTTCTGGTGATGTCGGATTCTTCTTTGTTAAACTCAATTCATGTTCCTGAATCCGACATAGGAACAGATTTGGGGATGctgttagattatgaagagttATGTGATGTCACTTTCTCCATTAACGGGGCAAAGTTTCGGGCACACAAGCTTATTTTGGGTGCTCGATCAACAGTGCTTGAAACCTGGTTTTCCAATGGGGTAGGGAAGGATAATAGTGAGATAGTTCTCGATGATATGGAACCTAAAGTTTTCAAG GCTTTGCTTCACTTTATATACAAAGACACTCTGGTGGAAGATCAAGAGCTGTATTCGTGGCAATCATCATCGTATTCTTCGATACCAGAATCATTTCCTGCGAGGTTATTAGCTGCAGCGGACAAGTTTGCCTTGCCAAGGTTGAAGCTGATGTGTGAATCAATATTTTGTAGAGGCATATCTATATATTCTGTTCCATATATTCTGGTTCTTGCTGATCGTTATCGTGCTACTGAGTTGAAGCCCATCTGTCAAAAGTTTTGTGCTGAAAACTATGAGG CTCTCATGAAATCTGGTGGTTTGGAGTATATCATGCAAAAATGTGTGTTTTTGCGAGCAGAACTGCTAACTATTGCTGCTGGTATGGACAAATTTCTTGTGCCCTATGCTAGGAAACAATCAACCTCAGAAAGAGGTGAAGAAGGTTCAACGATTCACATTTCTGATGCTGTTAGCGAGAACAATAATCCATTAGGTGATGCTGTTAACGAGAGCAATAATCCATTAGGTGATGCTGTTAACGAGAACAATAATCCATTAGGGATTAGTTTTAAGATTTGCAATGCTCAAGGAAATTAG